DNA sequence from the Candidatus Binatia bacterium genome:
GGAGATCGCGGTCGACAGCGAACCGGGTCAGGGCAGCTGCTTCACCGTCACCTTGCCGCGCGAGACCGCTGCAGCGAGCGCAGGAACCGGAACATGAACAAGCGCATCCTCCTCATCGAAGACAACGCCCAGAACCGCTACCTCGCGCGCTTCCTGCTCGACGCCCGGGGCTGGCAGGTGATCGAGGCCGAGGACGGGCCGAGCGGCCTGCTCCTTGCCGACCGTGCCGAACCGGCGATCATCCTGCTCGACATCCAGTTGCCGGGCATGGACGGCTACGCGGTGGCCCGCGGGCTGCGCGAGAACCCCCGCCTGGCCCACGTGCCGATCATCGCCGTCACCTCCTATGCGATGCCGGGCGACCGCGAGCAATGCCTGGCCGCCGGCTGCACCGGCTACATCGAGAAACCGATCGATCCCGAACGCTTCGCC
Encoded proteins:
- a CDS encoding response regulator; translated protein: MNKRILLIEDNAQNRYLARFLLDARGWQVIEAEDGPSGLLLADRAEPAIILLDIQLPGMDGYAVARGLRENPRLAHVPIIAVTSYAMPGDREQCLAAGCTGYIEKPIDPERFADDVERYHPGHRS